One genomic region from Thermoleptolyngbya sichuanensis A183 encodes:
- the pyrR gene encoding bifunctional pyr operon transcriptional regulator/uracil phosphoribosyltransferase PyrR, translating to MPPEVIEILSPDEVRRTVNRLASQIVERAGDLSKLVLVGIFTRGVPLAELLGRQIEALEGVKIPVGHLDITFWRDDLDQIDLRTPEKTDIPFDLTDKVIVLVDDVIYRGRTIRAALNAVTEYGRPEKILLAVLVDRGHRDLPIHPDFTGKELPTAKDEKVKVFLQEIDGRDGVELLKPN from the coding sequence ATGCCCCCCGAAGTCATCGAAATCCTCTCGCCCGATGAAGTTCGCCGCACGGTCAACCGCCTTGCTTCGCAGATTGTAGAGCGGGCTGGCGACCTGTCGAAGCTGGTGCTGGTGGGCATTTTTACGCGGGGCGTGCCGCTAGCGGAACTGCTGGGCCGACAAATCGAGGCCCTGGAGGGCGTGAAGATTCCCGTAGGACATCTGGACATCACCTTCTGGCGCGACGACCTCGACCAGATCGACCTGCGAACGCCAGAAAAGACCGACATTCCTTTCGACCTGACGGATAAGGTCATCGTGCTAGTAGACGACGTGATCTATCGGGGACGCACGATTCGCGCCGCGCTAAATGCCGTAACGGAATATGGCCGCCCTGAGAAGATCCTGCTGGCCGTGCTGGTCGATCGGGGCCATCGAGATTTGCCAATTCACCCCGATTTCACAGGGAAGGAATTGCCCACTGCAAAGGATGAAAAAGTGAAGGTCTTTCTGCAAGAAATTGACGGGCGCGATGGCGTAGAACTGCTTAAACCTAACTGA
- a CDS encoding DNA/RNA non-specific endonuclease yields the protein MLNWNTIFKPRKRLKRAVSAGLGLLLAGSLAAGCAQLAAHVLLPDPTIDSVHLALGNPSEATAETRNENNYLIVRPQYALSYNRGKNIANWVSWQLDASWLGRLPRSPFMPDPSLPQGWYRVTTNDYTGSGFDRGHLLPAADRNARPEDSQSVFWMTNIIPQSPDNNQGPWEGLESYCRTLARRGHTLYIIAGGAGEGGTARNGPRNTIGRSSNPISVPAATWKIAVVLNPGQTLEDIGTDTRVITVIMPNDMGIKDNNWRDYRESVDTIENITGYDFLSVLPDEIEEFLEAKIDSR from the coding sequence ATGCTGAATTGGAACACAATCTTCAAGCCTCGAAAACGACTTAAACGAGCCGTGAGTGCCGGACTGGGCCTTTTGCTGGCAGGTTCTCTGGCAGCGGGCTGTGCCCAACTGGCGGCCCATGTGTTGCTGCCCGATCCCACCATCGACTCGGTACACTTGGCGCTGGGGAACCCCAGCGAAGCGACCGCCGAAACTCGGAATGAAAATAATTACCTGATCGTGCGGCCGCAATACGCCCTGTCCTACAACCGGGGCAAAAATATCGCCAATTGGGTGAGCTGGCAGCTTGACGCAAGCTGGCTGGGCCGATTGCCGCGATCGCCCTTCATGCCCGATCCCTCTTTGCCCCAAGGCTGGTATCGCGTCACCACCAACGACTACACCGGCAGCGGGTTTGACCGGGGACACCTGTTGCCCGCCGCCGACCGCAACGCCCGCCCCGAAGATAGCCAGTCTGTCTTCTGGATGACCAACATCATCCCCCAATCCCCCGACAACAACCAGGGCCCCTGGGAAGGACTGGAAAGCTATTGCCGCACCCTGGCCCGCCGGGGACACACGCTCTACATCATCGCAGGCGGCGCAGGCGAAGGCGGCACAGCCCGCAACGGCCCCCGCAACACCATTGGCCGGAGCAGCAACCCCATCTCCGTCCCCGCCGCCACCTGGAAAATCGCCGTAGTGCTAAATCCAGGGCAAACCCTCGAAGACATCGGCACAGATACTCGCGTCATCACGGTCATCATGCCCAATGACATGGGCATTAAGGACAACAATTGGCGCGACTATCGCGAATCGGTAGACACGATTGAAAATATTACGGGCTATGATTTTCTCTCCGTCTTGCCCGACGAAATCGAGGAATTTCTGGAAGCAAAGATCGACAGCCGCTAG
- a CDS encoding NF041680 family putative transposase, protein MIFNELQQFRQTLYASLGNARDALFDLMDAVLVSACIVSFVRLSQSPVFRRQWSSTYEALRDSRLPRSKVLKLLVQQIPTQQQPLLAGDASRWNRPAARRLKDRTLSGRTGHAPIAGQNYSTLAWIAEDRGSWALPLRHERITSFETPASKAAFQLKQVTRQLAVRPLAIYDRGYGNASFVNQTAGIEADLLLRVTSNRCVYGAPPAYRGRGAPAKHGHKMKLNDPDTWSVPVETVEVDDPNWGRVRVSRWSAYHFRKSPKRAMEVLRVEVLETQSSTRRLAPLWLVWLGEQMPPLETLWLHYLRRFAIEHWYRFAKQRLYWTHPQFSSVSATEQWSSLMPLLSWQLWLARKDCTDHPLPWQAPQETLTPGRVAQAFAGILAAIGTPAPAPKPRGKSPGRGKGHKPTPRPCYPMVKKRASKRKTSEQSLNSPVATAA, encoded by the coding sequence ATGATTTTCAACGAACTTCAGCAATTTCGCCAAACGTTGTATGCCAGCTTGGGAAACGCCAGAGATGCCCTGTTTGATCTGATGGATGCCGTGTTAGTGAGTGCGTGCATCGTGTCGTTTGTGAGGCTATCGCAGAGTCCTGTCTTTCGTCGCCAGTGGTCGAGCACCTATGAAGCGTTGCGCGATAGCCGCCTACCCCGATCAAAGGTGCTGAAGCTGTTGGTGCAGCAGATACCGACTCAGCAGCAACCGTTGTTGGCAGGTGATGCGAGTCGGTGGAACCGTCCTGCTGCCAGGCGTTTGAAAGACCGCACCTTATCAGGCAGAACAGGACATGCCCCGATAGCCGGACAAAACTACAGTACCTTAGCCTGGATTGCTGAAGACAGGGGCAGTTGGGCATTACCATTGCGGCATGAGCGCATCACCAGCTTTGAAACACCCGCCAGTAAAGCGGCATTCCAACTCAAACAAGTGACTCGGCAGTTAGCGGTGCGTCCGTTGGCGATCTACGACCGAGGGTACGGCAATGCCAGTTTTGTCAACCAAACGGCAGGGATTGAGGCAGACTTGCTGCTGCGGGTTACATCCAATCGATGTGTCTATGGCGCGCCCCCAGCGTATCGAGGGCGAGGCGCACCTGCCAAGCATGGACATAAGATGAAACTCAATGACCCTGACACTTGGAGTGTCCCGGTCGAAACCGTTGAAGTCGATGATCCCAACTGGGGACGAGTGCGGGTCAGTCGTTGGAGTGCATACCATTTCCGCAAATCCCCCAAACGGGCAATGGAAGTGTTGCGCGTGGAGGTGCTGGAGACACAGAGCAGCACGCGACGCTTGGCTCCTTTGTGGTTAGTTTGGCTGGGTGAGCAGATGCCTCCGTTAGAAACCCTGTGGTTGCACTACCTCCGTCGCTTTGCCATTGAACACTGGTATCGCTTTGCCAAGCAGAGGCTATATTGGACACATCCCCAGTTCAGTTCTGTATCGGCAACCGAACAGTGGAGCAGCCTGATGCCGTTGCTCAGTTGGCAGTTGTGGTTAGCGCGAAAGGACTGTACTGACCACCCCTTGCCCTGGCAGGCACCGCAAGAAACGTTGACTCCGGGTCGGGTCGCACAAGCGTTTGCAGGCATTTTGGCAGCGATTGGCACCCCTGCTCCTGCGCCTAAACCTCGTGGTAAATCGCCAGGACGAGGCAAGGGGCACAAGCCAACTCCTCGTCCCTGCTATCCGATGGTCAAAAAACGAGCCTCGAAACGCAAGACATCCGAACAATCCCTGAACAGTCCGGTTGCAACAGCAGCTTAA